The Pyrenophora tritici-repentis strain M4 chromosome 2, whole genome shotgun sequence genome window below encodes:
- a CDS encoding PRP38-assoc multi-domain protein, with the protein MVPHDPADIYDVIVGSCRLQSLRNKNVLSAKITHSEFTFITIVQNETEDEFELYLGRESPLEEFQVPVCTDDDLLELATSNTAFLRSLAIELMKFAAACAPILDANIDAITKEAHEAALVREAERDADYEDVVAQNCALEEQLVQATENTRKLETSLTQQQREYNDVVARLQRYDHNFRPYTLQRREDRGRNSHLSTQRNRRHESPERRTDRRTASPNPYPSRQATPVVTRPAPRPRGDSHSRSRSRSRRDRANPLNQDPHRYIPPPYNGQQSVQQAASTVGGLSLSFKLPDIEVWKGNDDTKNYDKWRRSAIQKCESLPEDKQLAYLEMKVDGAAWQYIDDLKFEHYPPPYNGQQSVQQAASTVGGLSLSFKLPDIEVWKGNDDTKNYDKWRRSAIQKCESLPEDKQLAYLEMARRSMAIY; encoded by the exons ATGGTACCACACGACCCTGCCGACATCTACGATGTTATAGTTGGCAGTTGTCGACTCCAATCCCTCAGAAACAAGAACGTCTTGTCTGCCAAGATTACTCACTCTGAGTTCACGTTCATCACTATTGTACAAAACGAGACTGAGGATGAATTTGAGCTGTACCTAGGCCGAGAATCTCCCCTGGAAGAATTCCAAGTCCCCGTCTGCACTGACGACGACTTATTGGAGCTAGCCACTTCAAACACCGCGTTCCTGCGCTCTCTAGCTATTGAGCTCATGAAGTTCGCCGCTGCTTGCGCTCCTATCCTGGACGCGAACATCGATGCAATAACCAAGGAAGCTCACGAAGCCGCT CTGGTACGAGAAGCAGAACGCGACGCCGACTACGAAGATGTGGTCGCCCAGAACTGCGCACTTGAAGAACAACTTGTCCAAGCTACTGAGAATACCCGCAAGCTAGAGACCTCTCTAACTCAGCAACAGCGTGAGTACAATGACGTTGTTGCGCGCCTTCAGCGATATGATCATAACTTCCGCCCGTACACcttgcagcgtcgcgagGACCGCGGTCGTAACAGTCATCTATCTACTCAGCGCAACCGACGACACGAGTCACCTGAGCGCCGTACAGATCGCCGCACTGCATCACCTAACCCGTATCCTAGCCGACAAGCCACTCCTGTTGTTACTCGGCCTGCGCCTCGCCCTCGCGGCGACTCTCACTCAAGATCGCGCTCCCGCTCCCGCCGAGATCGCGCGAATCCGTTGAACCAAGATCCTCACCGATATATCCCTCCTCCATACAACGGCCAGCAATCAGTACAACAGGCAGCGTCCACAGTTGGAGGTCTAAGCCTTTCCTTTAAGCTCCCCGACATTGAAGTCTGGAAAGGCAACGATGATACCAAGAACTACGACAAGTGGCGTCGGTCAGCCATCCAGAAGTGCGAATCTCTGCCTGAAGACAAGCAATTGGCCTACTTGGAGATGAAGGTGGACGGCGCAGCATGGCAATATATTGACGATCTCAAGTTCGAACACTACCCTCCTCCATACAACGGCCAGCAATCAGTACAACAGGCAGCGTCCACAGTTGGAGGTCTAAGCCTTTCCTTTAAGCTCCCCGACATTGAAGTCTGGAAAGGCAACGATGATACCAAGAACTACGACAAGTGGCGTCGGTCAGCCATCCAGAAGTGCGAATCTCTGCCTGAAGACAAGCAATTGGCCTACTTGGAGATGGCACGGCGCAGCATGGCAATATATTGA